In Fibrobacter sp. UWT2, the genomic stretch TTGCATGGCTCTGCTATGTACGGCGTGCTCTTGGTGCTTGCCCTGATTGCTCGTTTTGCTTGGACGACTTTTATTGGCCCTGTCGGCTTGGTGGTGATGGTTCTTTATGCCGCCCTTTGCCTTGGCGTGATGAGCCTTGATGACCAGAAGAAAAAGCTCACGGTTGCAAACTTGACGGAAGCTTTCCAGAAGGGCCTTCCGGGAACTCCGCGTGCACTGCAGGCTTGCATCTTTATCGGCTTTGCCTATCTTGGCGTGATGCTCATGAGCGGCCAGAAACTTTTGGAAGATTCCGTGACCGCTCCTTACTTTAAGCCGCTGAACGAAATCGTGATGAGTGCGACTGCTGGCAAGACCATCCCGAGTTTTGTACTGGTGTTGGTGATTATTGCGGTGACGCTCTTTGTGTTCAAGTGGAAGGCTCCGATTGCCCAGAAGGCGGGCGTGCTTGCGCTTGCTGCTGGCGTTGAACTCTTCTTTATCGACGGCGCTTTCATCCAGAATGTTGCCGCAAATGAATACTTGCAGCCGACGAACCCGGTGGTGGCCGCCTTCAAGACTCCGTACAAGGCAGACTCCCTGAATACGCCGCGTGTGCTTTCGCTTTCTCGCAACAAGGCTTTGAGTGGAAATGCTTTCCCGCAGTATAACTTACGCAATGCCGATGGCGTTCACGATAACGAACTCGCGAGCTACCGCGCATTCCGTGGTGGTCAGCAGGATGCGAACTACTTGATGAATATCAATGACCCGACGGCGGTGCACCCGTTCCTTGACTTGATGAATGTGGGTGCCATCATCTTCGATAGCCGTCAGGGTACGACTTATATGCCGATTCCGACGGCGATGGGCGAGGCTTACCTCTACGGTGAAGCTGTCGTGATGGATGATTCCGCCGCTATCAAGACGCTCCAGACGCAGGCCGCCATTCGTGAGCAGAAGGCTGCTGAACCGGTGGCAGAACCCGTTGCTGATTCTGCTGCCGCTCCGGCCGATAGCGCTGCCGCACCCGTTACTCCTGAATTTGGAGATGTCCCGGGCAAGTTCTTCTACCGCGAAAAAGTTATTTTGTCTGAAACGCCGGAATTCGACGGCAAGGGCAGCGTGGCTGCCAAGGGCCCGATTCAGGGTTCTGCAAAGCTTGTCGCAAGCCCCAAGATGGATACCCAGGTGTTCAACGTGAATGCTGACCGCGAAGGCTTCATGGTCGTCGCCGGCAACTATCACCCGTACTGGAAGGCTTACGTGAACGGCAAGGAAGCTAAAGTCTACAAGGCCTTCGGAACTCTCCGCGCCGTGCAGATTCCAGCCGGTAATTCCGAAGTCCGCATGGAATACCGCAGCGCCCCGTTCCACAAGACGATTCTTGTGAGCGTGATTGCCGCCGTGTTGCTGATTGCCCTCGGCGCAGTCACCGCCGTGCGCAGCCGCAAGAAGTAAAGCGATCTCTTAAACGACTCGGAAAAAATCTCTAGAAGCTCGGCCTAACCACCGGGCTTTTTCGTGTGTGGAAAAATTTACGTACCGAAAGTGGCATCAGTTGTCCGAAAAAAGCGTGTATAGTAATAGGGACTTTGAAAAAATCTCTGTATTGACAATTGAAAACTTAAAACCTATTTTAATATGAGGATAAACCTATGGCTGTAGAAATAAGATCAATACCGACTCTTTATGGGGAAGACGCGGAGCGTTTTCTCAGAGCTGCCGATATTGCCGAAAAGAATGAGCATAAACAGGATATTAGCGAAACTGTCCTGCTCGTGAAGAAATTTCTACGTGAACAAGGTTTCTAGGAATGAATGTTGCAGAGTTTTTATCTAGTTGTTCATTCTCAAGACTTACTCCGGAACTTCTAAAAAATTGTAAACCATTCAAATGCGGAAACAAGGACTTGGATGATTTTTTCGCCAAGGATTCTTTCTTGTATGGTGAAAAACTTTTGGGCAAGACTTATGTTTTTCGTTTGAAAGAGTTTCCCGACAAAATTGTTGCGGCCTTTACGCTGTCGAATGATTCTGTACGAATAAAACAGCTTTTTCCTGAGGACATGGCTAAAATTGAGTATGTCACGGAAAATGGAGAGAAAAATTTGCGGCGTTATCCGGGTGTACTGGTTGGTCGGTTGGGAATAAACTCGGAATTTGCAAAACAGGGCTTTGGCTCAGCTGTGATGACTTTTATCAAGACTTGGTTCCGCAGTGATGAAAATAAGACTGGATGCCGATTTATAATTGTAGATGCGGTCAATAGCTCCGATGTTTTACGATACTATCAAAGAAATGGTTTCAAGTTTTTGTATGGCTCAGATGAAAATGAAGCTAAGGCTCTAGGTATAAATGTTAAAATGCTTGGAAAAAATCCTTTGCGTACACGTCTGATGTATTATGATTTGATAGATCTTGATGACAAGATAGGGGAAACCCCGCGAATTAACTGACAATCCTTTAAAAACCGGTCCGTAGGGCCGGTTTTTTATATTCTTGTAAGATATTTTTTATATTTGCGGCGTATTTTTATAAAAAACTAAAATCCTATGAAAAACAAAACATTTTTATCCATATTCCTTTTCTTCCTGTTCTCGGTTGCTTCGGCTTGGGCGGCAACTGTTGACTTAACAACGGTGACAGGCAACAAAACGCTTCGGAATGGCGACTTGGTTAAGGGCGTTCTCGGTGCGAACGTAAAGATTTCCATTGCCGATGGCGCAACGGTAACGCTCAACGGAGTGACTATCAACGGAGTTGACAACATTGACTACAATTGGCCGGGCATCACTTGTGAGGGAAACTGCAACATTATCCTCGCAGAGAATTCGAGAAATATAGTGACGGGTTTCTATAGTAGTTATCCTGGCATCGAAGTGCCGTACAATAAAACACTAACCATTTCGGGATCAGGTTACCTCGAAGCAAACAGCAATGGTTATGCCGCCGGCATCGGTGGCGCGAGCCATGGCAATGTAGGAAATATCGTGATTAATGGGGGCACTATAATAGCTACGGGTGGTCATAGTGCTGCCGGTATCGGTTGTGGCGTTAGTTATGGAGCCGTTGGGAATCATGGAAGCATCACAATTAATGGAGGTGATGTTACCGCTATAGGTGGTAATGGTGCCGCAGGCATTGGTAGCGGTTATCATGGAGAGATTTATGACATCACGATTAGTGGAGGGATTGTTAAAGCTACGGGTGGCGAGAATGCTGCCGGCATCGGTACCGGTGAAAAAGGCGAGGTTATTGACATCATGATTAGTGGAGGGATTGTTAAAGCTACGGGTGGCAATGGAGCTGTCGGCATCGGTTACGGCAAAAATGGATCTGTCGTCTGGGCCATCGATATTAGCGGCAATACCAAGGTCACTGCAATAAAGGGGAAAAATTCTTCCTATAGCATAGGTAAAAGAGATGGCGGTTCTATAGACGGGGTCACTATCGGCGGTATCGAAACTCAAGGTATTGCAACAAGCCCGTTTGTCTGGATTTCCCTTACCCACCCGGACATTACCGTTGCCGACATCGCCGACCAAACTTACACTGGGTCTGCGATTTGCCCTGCGGTCAGCATAACCGATGAAATGACTCCGCTGGAAGCCGGTGTAGATTACTCGGTCGAATGCACGGACAACATCTCGGCAGGAACTGCCAAGATGACTATTACTGGAATGGGCAATTATGCAGGCGCAATATCAAAAACGTTCAAAATCAACCCGAAAGAAATTGCCATCGCCTGGGGCGCACAGACTTCGTTTGTCTACGACGGCACGAATCACGTTCCGACTGCAACGGCGGACGGCATTGTAAGCGGCGACGAATGCACGATTACGGTTTTGGGCGCGGCAAAAGATGCTGGCAAGCATACGGCTACCGCCGCATCCTTGAACAATGACAATTACCTGCTGCCTACAGAAAACCTCGAAAAGCCCTTTGAAATCACGCAGCGAGAAATCACCATTGCCTGGGGCGAACAGACTTCGTTTGTTTACGACGGCGCTGATCACGTTCCGACTGCAACTGTAGATGGGACTGTAAATAGCGATGACTGTACGATAACTGTTTCAGGAGCAGCAAAAGATGCCGGAAAACATACGGCTACAGCCATGGTTGTGTGCAATGACAATTACCAGCTGCCTACAGAAAACCTTGAAAAGCCTTTCGAAATTACGCCGAAAGAAATAACCATCACCTGGGGAGAGCTTACGTTGTTTTATAATGGTACGGAACAGGCTCCGACTGCAACTGTAGATGGGACTATAAATAGCGATGATTGTACGATAACGATTTCGGGTGTTGCAAAAAATGTCGGAAAACATACGGCAACGGCAACGGTTGTGTGCAATGACAATTACCAGCTGCCTACAGAAAACCTCGAGGTGCAATTTGAAATTACGTACACGAATCTTGCAATGCTGAAAGGAAACTATACTGTACAAAATGGCGAAATAATGACGGGCGAACTCGCCGGCAATTACAAGATTTCGATTGCTGATGGTGCTACGGTAACTCTTGATGGTGTGGCTATCAATGGTGGTAACAATGGGAAATATCAATGGGCGGGCATCACTTGTGAAGGCGATTGCAACATTGTCCTTGCTGATAGTTCCGTGAATAATGTGACGGGCTTCCATGATAGTTATCCTGGAATCTATGTGCCAGAGCATAAAACACTTACCATTTCAGGAAAAGGATCCCTTGATGCGCAAAGTTGTGGCTATGGAGATGGTACCGGTATTGGTGGTGGCGGTAGTATATCTGCAGGAAACATCGTGATTCGTGGAGGAACTATTACTGCTACGAGTCGAGGTTATGGAGCAGGTATCGGAAGTGGATACAACGCATCTGTTGGAAACATCGAAATTAGTGGAGGAACTATTATTGCAACACAAGATGGTGCAAATGGCGCAGGTGTCGGCAGTGGCTATTACGGATCTGTAGGTAACATTAAGATTAGCGGCGGAACTATTACTGCTACGGGTAGTAGGGATGCCGCAGCCATCGGTGGTGGCTACAAAGGAACTGTTGGAAACATCACAATTAGTGGCATCGAAACAACTGTCACTGCAATAAAGAGCAAATATGCGACTTATAGTATAGGTAAAGGTAATGCCGGTTCTAGAACAGGCACAATCAATATCGGCGGTTTCGAAACTTCAGATATTGAAGCCAGTCCGTTTGAATATCCGTACGTCACGAATCTTGCCTCGTTGAATGGTGACTATATCGTACATAATGGTGAAACGTTGACTGGCGAGCTCGCTGGCAATTACAAGATATTGATTGCTGATGGCGCAACGGTAACGCTCAACGGAGTGACCATCAATGGCGTTAACAGTCACAGCTATAAGTGGGCGGGCATTACTTGCGAAGGAAACTGCAACATTATTCTCGCAGAGAATTCCACAAATAGTGTGAAGGGCTTCTATGACGAATATCCCGGCATCTATGTGCCGGAGAATTATACACTTACTATTTCGGGAACGGGTTCCCTTGATGCAAGCAGCAACGGCTGGGGTGCTGGTATCGGCTGCGGCAGGAGTGAAAGTGCTGGAAATATTGTGATTAACGGAGGAACTATTACTGCCACGGGTGGTAATAGTGCGGCTGGTATCGGCGGTGACAACGATAAAACTGTTGGAAATATCATTATTAGTGGAGGATCTGTAACTGCTACAGGTGGCTCTGGTGCCGCAGGTATTGGCGGCGGTTACAAAGGAATTGCTGGAGACATCGTGATTAGTGGAGGAACTATTGTTGCTACGGGTACTACTCCAAATGGGGCGGGTGTTGGCGGCGGCGGCTATGGAACTATTGGAGACATCGTGATTAGTGGAGGGACCATTGTTGCTACGGGTGCTGCTAATGGGGCGGGTGTCGGCTGTGGCCTCCTAGGAAAGGTTGGGAACATCACGATTAGTGGAGGAATTATTTCTGCTACGGGTGGTGAAGATGCTGCTGGCATCGGCGGCGGCGACAGAGGAACTGTTGGGAGCGTTGTGATTGGCGGCGACAAAACCAAGATTTCTGCAACAAAGGGGAAAGATGCTTTCCAAAGCATAGGCCAAAATGACGGCTATAGAACAGGTACAATCACTATTGGCGGTGTCGAATTTTCAGATATTGTAACAAGCCCTTTTGAATACCCGTACGTTATGCTGGTTTACAAAAAAGACTATGAATTGTACGCCGTCTTCAACGGTGAATACAACGGTGACGCTTCTGTGAAAATTTCCGAGGCTATTGGTGTGAGTTCCATTACGCTGAATCGTACGTTCTCGGCTAATACCCCGTCGACGGTCGTGTTGCCGTTCGAATTGCCCCGGTACGCAACGTTTAACGCTGAATTCTATGGCTTGAACGATGTCGCCCAGGTGGGTAACGCCTGGAAGGCTACGATGAAATACATCGGAGATGGTGTTCTCCCGAAGGCAAATACTCCTTATGTGGTGTTGCTGCCCAATGATGGACAACTGGAATTCAATTTGGATGGATTTACTGCCGAGATGCATACGAACGACATTGATACCACCTGGAATAAGGACAGTACATGGTACTTCACGGGCGTTTATCAGTACAAAACTTGGGGTGGCGAAGACGATGACGAACTCGGGCTTGCTTACGCTTTCTCTGGCCGTAACGAAGACAAAGTTGCCAAGGGCAAGTTTGGAAAAATTGTGGCTGGTGGCTACGCCTATCCGCTTCGCGCCTATCTGAGAAAGAAAAATGCCGATGTTGTACTCAAGCAATCGCAAGGGCGTCCGCTTGCTCCGGGCGAACAGCGTGCAGCAAGTGCCGCCAGCTTGTACAGCGTAGAATTCCTTCCTGAAACGATTGAGGTCGAGCTTGTCAAAGACGATGAAAACGGCAATGAACATACGACATTTGTCGGTCGCATGAACACCCGTACGGGCGAAATCCAGATAATTCGCGACGGTCGAACTTTCGACCTCAAGGGCCGCCACGTGGGCAAGCCGAAAGCTAAAGGAATTTATTTGAAAAAGTAGGAGCTTAAAATGACTAACCGTTTTGAACAGAAAAAAGAATATACTGCTCCGACGATGGAGATTATCGAAGTCAAACATCAGAACGCCCTGCTGGATTGCAGCCAAGGTTGTGATCCTGATGATACGGTAACGGTCGATCTCATCAAGTAGGGAAAGACTCTATGAAAAAGGTCTATGAAAAGCCTTGCGTCAAGGTCTTTCAACTTAAGCAGCAATCCGCCCTGCTGCAGTGCAGTAGTAGCGACGGGGATAAAACGGCTTGTGGTGTTATTGAAGTCGGCTTGTCTGTTTTAGACAAGCCGGGTCGCTAGCCGATGCGTTCGCCTTTGTTGTTGGTTCCGGGCGGCGTCTTGATAAAGTAGATGACGCACGGGACGATGATGCAGGCAAAGTAGCAGACGCTCATGAAGTGGTTGAAGGCGTCGTTCATGTAGAGGCTTTCGGGAACGAGGAATTCGTTGATGGCCATCAGGACGGCGGCCACGATGACTCCGACTAAGATGCGTGCGATCAGTTTGCTCATGCCCTGAATGTAGTATTTCTTTGGCGCAAAGGGAATGCTTTTGGTGTAAAATTTGCTAAATTGAAAGTATGAATATCCGAATTTCTGCGATTGCATTGGCATGTTTGGTGGGTCTATCGTTCAGTGCTGACCCGCGAATGGAACAGGGCGCCCGTTTTGAGGCTAAAGGCGACTTTGAAATGGCTCTCGGCGAATACCGCGCCGTTCTGGCCGAAAATCCGCGTGATGCCGCCGCCTACTTTGCCGCCGCGCAAGTTCGCATGAAGATGAAGGATTACAGCGGGGCGCTTGCCAACTACCGCCTTGCTTATAAGTTTGAACCGACGATGAGCGCCGCTTACGAAGGTGCCGCCAAGGTTTATGAAGTTCTCGGTCAAAAGGCGAAGGCCGAAGCCGAACGCGCCAAGGATCCGAAGAACAACCCGGTGGTAGAAGCCCCGATCGAAGCCGCCACTGTTGCAGAACCTGCTCCGGAACCGGTCAAGGCTGAACCTGCCAAGGTCGCCGAACCCAAGCCGGAACCGAAACCTGTAGAAGTGGCAAAGCCTGCTCCTGCCAAGGTTGCCGAAGCTCCGAAGCCTGTCGAAAAGCCGGCAGAAGTGGCGAAGGCAGAACCTGCAAAGGTTGATGCCGCCTCGAACGATCCGTTTGAAAAGGGCAAGGCTCTCTATGCTGAAGGCAAGTATAAAGAAGCTGCCCCCATGTGGCGCGAAGTCTTGCGCAAGCAGCCCGGACACGCCGGTGCGTATTTCTACGCGGGCCTGACCCGTTACCAGCTCGGCGAAATGGACAAGGCCGAATTCAACTTGAAGAAGGGTCTTGAATACAAGGAAGAAGGCAACGATGCCAACTACTTCCTCGCCCTGATTGCAAAGAGCAACAAGAAGCAGGATCAGGAACTCAAGTTCTTGGCCGCCTACATGAAGAAGGCTGCCCCGAGCGCCAAATACCGTGCCGCAGCCGAAGCCCGCATTGCCGAAATCAAGGCTGAAAAGGATTCGAAGAATCAGCCTGCCGCTGTTCCGGCAACCGAAGCCGTGGCAAAGGCTGAACCGAAGCCGGTTGAAACCGCTCCGGCAAAGGCGGTGGAAGAAACCCCGGTTGAAGAACCTGTCGTGGCTGACATTGCCGATGCTCCGTCGGGCAAGCCGTCTATCGCCAATGCGAACTTGCTCTTTGGCGCCGGTAGCTACGAGTCTGCTCTTCAGATGTACAAGGCTTTGCTTGAAACGGAACAGGAACCTGAAGAACGCTACTTCACCATGCTTCAGGTGGGCAACATTTATCGTGAACTCCGCGACTTCCACAGCGCCGTGGTTCGTT encodes the following:
- a CDS encoding GNAT family N-acetyltransferase; the encoded protein is MNVAEFLSSCSFSRLTPELLKNCKPFKCGNKDLDDFFAKDSFLYGEKLLGKTYVFRLKEFPDKIVAAFTLSNDSVRIKQLFPEDMAKIEYVTENGEKNLRRYPGVLVGRLGINSEFAKQGFGSAVMTFIKTWFRSDENKTGCRFIIVDAVNSSDVLRYYQRNGFKFLYGSDENEAKALGINVKMLGKNPLRTRLMYYDLIDLDDKIGETPRIN
- a CDS encoding tetratricopeptide repeat protein, producing MNIRISAIALACLVGLSFSADPRMEQGARFEAKGDFEMALGEYRAVLAENPRDAAAYFAAAQVRMKMKDYSGALANYRLAYKFEPTMSAAYEGAAKVYEVLGQKAKAEAERAKDPKNNPVVEAPIEAATVAEPAPEPVKAEPAKVAEPKPEPKPVEVAKPAPAKVAEAPKPVEKPAEVAKAEPAKVDAASNDPFEKGKALYAEGKYKEAAPMWREVLRKQPGHAGAYFYAGLTRYQLGEMDKAEFNLKKGLEYKEEGNDANYFLALIAKSNKKQDQELKFLAAYMKKAAPSAKYRAAAEARIAEIKAEKDSKNQPAAVPATEAVAKAEPKPVETAPAKAVEETPVEEPVVADIADAPSGKPSIANANLLFGAGSYESALQMYKALLETEQEPEERYFTMLQVGNIYRELRDFHSAVVRYREVVQQFPDSDWATEAERALEDAVWLEKHASELPRRTR